A genomic region of Glycine max cultivar Williams 82 chromosome 15, Glycine_max_v4.0, whole genome shotgun sequence contains the following coding sequences:
- the LOC100818129 gene encoding uncharacterized protein has product MAIEKNSFKASRLDSECSPRSRESMSSDEEVIRRRNSAVESDDDDEFDDADSGAGSDDFDLLELGETGAEFCQIGNQTCSIPLELYDLAGLEDVLSVDVWNDCLSEEERFELAKYLPDMDQETFVQTLKEVFTGCNLHFESPIKKLFDMLKGGLCEPRVALYKEGLSSFQKRQHYHLLRKHQNNMVSNLCQIRDAWLNCRGYSIEERLRVLNIMRSQKSLMYEKEDLEVDSSDEESGEGIWSRKNKDRKISQKTGRYPFHGVGPGLDIHSRGRSVVREQEKYGKQNPKGILKLAGSKPPSVKDPTGRSSSVYHALDVNPGLNGSTSALSQQNKSVGYDSGSMHRMRDQLWNGDNEEMSYGVHQDRNLSRSNLMDKSSFRKVGKRNDLLRGDEMDTDNLMGLSLSSKTDLHGYTRNANQSSDMKIFPAKPFSKKGLYEYSRNSKYLENVQQFVGSDQAKPRVRSSQLSLKGTMVDSADYDELFYSNETPGQEFGMDSSFKYDDWYRKGKKWKAGRESPDLSYTPYRSSSPQVSDRLLSSDFRAKSLQEKIRGTSMQNGEKDPMPLRGSHMLLRGEETESDSSEQLGDDDDNTPLLQGKYAYLMGTAAGSRTKLLKSHLDPKKAKFVSDLKPHVITQSKKKGGFAERGQMHGVENYLSKVKQKGEIRNGGPFQKQAGKFIEEIYPSGSDMIDDADDDWRQVYKTGKNGRIRGDPIERLDMPSSNAYTAERKKKGRTDLDHSILRSKYLHDYAGDEDNSLERRRLVVDNNEVGQSRHGRKGQKYVSAYKGDQNERSEAPMLGCNSATKKRKMKDEVVDIGGRDEDGNLLSNTLTNDLTYSKRKSKKKIEAGMVSSEMDNSELRLNDMGTADIELETKPQKKTFTLITPTVHTGFSFSIIHLLSAVRMAMISPHAEDDLEMGKPREELNKAQEGTTTNGDLSNSKTDANCESADHPNMPSLTVQEIVNRVRSNPGDPCILETQEPLQDLIRGVLKIFSSKTAPLGAKGWKVLAVYEKSTRSWSWTGPVIHNSPDHDTIEEVTSPEAWGLPHKMLVKLVDSFANWLKCGQETLQQIGSLPAPPLELMQVNLDEKERFRDLRAQKSLNTIRPSSEEVRTYFRKEEVLRYSIPDRAFSYTAADGKKSIVAPLRRCGGKPTSKARDHFMLKRDRPPHVTILCLVRDAAARLPGSIGTRADVCTLIRDSQYIVEDVSDAQINQVVSGALDRLHYERDPCVQFDGERKLWVYLHREREEEDFEDDGTSSTKKWKRQKKDAADQSDQGTVTVACPGTGEQSGYDLCSDLNVDPPPCIDDDKGMEPLPTDTRPNAEAHVDVNRASEEGNACDGNSMAWEALDLNPTRELCQENSTNEDLDDESFGRERPVGLLSASLL; this is encoded by the coding sequence ATGGCAATTGAGAAGAACAGCTTTAAGGCGTCCAGGCTTGATTCCGAGTGTTCTCCTCGAAGTAGGGAAAGTATGTCCAGTGACGAAGAGGTGATTCGGCGGCGTAACTCTGCCGTGGAATCCGACGACGATGATGAGTTTGATGATGCTGATTCTGGGGCGGGGTCTGATGATTTTGATTTGCTGGAATTGGGTGAGACTGGGGCGGAGTTTTGCCAGATTGGGAACCAGACTTGCAGCATTCCGTTGGAACTGTACGATCTTGCTGGCCTTGAAGATGTACTGTCCGTGGATGTGTGGAATGACTGCTTGAGTGAGGAGGAGAGGTTTGAACTTGCTAAGTATCTTCCTGACATGGATCAAGAGACTTTTGTTCAGACCTTGAAGGAGGTTTTCACTGGTTGTAACTTGCATTTTGAGAGTCCCATTAAGAAGTTGTTTGACATGCTGAAGGGTGGTCTGTGTGAGCCGAGAGTTGCACTTTACAAGGAGGGCTTGAGTTCTTTTCAGAAGCGACAGCACTATCATCTGTTGAGGAAGCATCAGAACAACATGGTTAGCAATCTTTGTCAGATAAGAGATGCTTGGCTTAACTGTAGGGGATACAGTATTGAAGAAAGGCTGCGTGTCCTGAACATTATGAGGAGTCAAAAGAGTTTGATGTATGAGAAGGAAGATTTGGAAGTTGATTCTTCAGATGAGGAGTCCGGTGAAGGTATATGGAGCAGGAAGAACAAGGATAGGAAAATTTCACAGAAAACGGGGCGCTATCCTTTCCATGGGGTGGGTCCTGGTTTAGATATCCATTCACGAGGACGATCAGTGGTTAGGGAGCAAGAGAAGTATGGGAAGCAAAATCCTAAAGGCATACTCAAGTTGGCTGGTTCAAAGCCACCTTCAGTAAAGGACCCAACTGGTCGCTCGTCTTCTGTCTACCATGCTTTGGATGTGAATCCTGGGCTAAATGGTTCAACTTCTGCTCTTTCTCAACAGAATAAGTCGGTGGGATATGATTCAGGGTCAATGCACAGGATGAGGGATCAGCTGTGGAATGGTGATAACGAGGAAATGTCATATGGAGTCCATCAAGATCGGAATTTATCACGTAGCAACCTGATGGACAAATCTAGTTTTCGGAAAGTGGGAAAGAGGAATGACCTTCTGAGAGGTGATGAGATGGATACTGACAATTTGATGGGTCTGTCTCTGTCTTCAAAGACTGATCTACATGGATACACTAGAAATGCAAACCAATCTTCTGatatgaaaattttcccggcAAAGCCATTTTCTAAGAAAGGTTTGTATGAATATTCTAGAAATTCTAAGTATCTAGAAAATGTTCAACAATTTGTTGGTAGTGATCAGGCTAAGCCTAGAGTGAGGAGTTCACAGTTATCGCTTAAAGGCACTATGGTGGACTCAGCAGATTACGATGAACTTTTCTATAGCAATGAAACACCAGGACAGGAATTTGGTATGGATTCTTCATTTAAATATGATGATTGGTATCGAAAGGGCAAGAAATGGAAGGCAGGGAGAGAGTCTCCGGATCTCAGTTACACTCCTTATAGATCTTCCTCGCCACAGGTTAGTGACAGACTTCTATCCTCTGACTTCAGGGCAAAATCATTGCAGGAGAAGATAAGAGGGACTTCTATGCAGAATGGAGAAAAAGATCCAATGCCTTTGAGGGGTAGTCATATGCTTTTAAGAGGTGAAGAAACTGAATCAGACTCATCAGAACAGTtgggtgatgatgatgataacactcctttgttacagggcaaatatgcttacttgatGGGTACTGCTGCTGGTTCTCGCACAAAATTGTTGAAATCTCACCTAGATCCCAAGAAGGCCAAATTTGTTTCAGATTTGAAGCCACATGTAATAACACAATCCAAAAAGAAGGGTGGCTTTGCAGAGCGGGGGCAAATGCATGGTGTAGAAAATTACCTTTCAAAAGTAAAGCAGAAGGGTGAAATACGCAATGGTGGTCCTTTTCAGAAACAGGCTGGTAAATTTATTGAAGAAATCTATCCCTCTGGATCAGATATGATTGATGATGCTGATGATGATTGGAGACAGGTATACAAGACAGGCAAGAATGGCCGAATACGAGGGGATCCTATTGAAAGGTTAGACATGCCCTCATCAAATGCATACACGGCTGAGCGAAAGAAGAAAGGGAGAACTGACCTTGATCATTCCATTCTGAGGTCTAAATATTTGCATGATTATGCTGGTGATGAGGACAACTCACTTGAAAGAAGACGGTTGGTTGTGGATAATAATGAAGTTGGACAAAGTAGGCATGGGAGGAAAGGACAGAAATATGTTTCTGCATACAAGGGTGATCAAAATGAGAGATCTGAGGCACCAATGCTTGGTTGCAACTCTGCAACGAAGAAGCGAAAAATGAAGGATGAGGTAGTAGACATTGGTGGAAGAGATGAAGATGGCAATCTTTTGTCAAACACCCTGACAAATGATTTGActtattcaaaaagaaagtcgaAGAAAAAGATAGAGGCTGGGATGGTTAGTTCAGAAATGGATAATTCTGAATTACGTCTTAATGATATGGGGACAGCAGATATAGAACTGGAAACCAAGCCACAGAAAAAGACATTCACTTTGATCACACCAACAGTTCATACtggattttcattttctattataCATCTTCTTTCAGCAGTCCGCATGGCAATGATTAGTCCACATGCAGAAGACGATTTAGAAATGGGGAAACCTAGAGAAGAGCTGAACAAAGCACAGGAAGGCACTACTACAAATGGTGATCTTTCTAACAGCAAGACGGATGCCAACTGTGAGTCTGCTGACCATCCGAACATGCCTTCTCTTACTGTTCAGGAGATTGTTAATCGTGTGAGATCAAACCCTGGTGATCCTTGCATTCTTGAGACACAAGAGCCACTGCAGGATTTGATCAGAGGTGTTCTGAAGatattttcttccaaaacaGCACCCTTGGGAGCAAAGGGTTGGAAGGTACTAGCAGTTTATGAAAAATCCACCAGAAGTTGGTCATGGACTGGCCCAGTTATTCATAATTCACCTGACCATGATACTATTGAGGAGGTGACATCTCCTGAAGCTTGGGGTCTTCCTCATAAGATGCTTGTCAAGTTGGTTGATTCCTTTGCCAATTGGTTGAAATGTGGTCAGGAAACTCTTCAACAAATAGGAAGTCTTCCTGCTCCGCCTTTGGAATTGATGCAAGTCAACCTTGATGAGAAGGAAAGGTTTAGGGATCTGAGGGCTCAGAAGAGTCTTAACACCATAAGACCTAGCTCAGAGGAAGTGAGGACTTATTTTAGGAAGGAGGAGGTTCTCAGGTACTCAATTCCTGACAGAGCCTTTTCATATACTGCAGCTGATGGTAAAAAATCTATTGTGGCACCCTTGAGAAGATGTGGTGGTAAGCCAACATCAAAAGCCCGAGACCATTTTATGTTGAAACGTGATCGACCACCACATGTTACAATTCTTTGTCTTGTAAGAGATGCTGCAGCTAGATTACCTGGAAGTATTGGCACTAGAGCAGATGTTTGTACTTTAATTCGAGATTCTCAATATATTGTTGAAGATGTTTCTGATGCACAAATTAACCAAGTAGTTAGTGGAGCCTTGGATAGATTGCATTATGAACGTGATCCTTGTGTACAATTTGATGGGGAAAGGAAACTGTGGGTTTACTTGcatagagaaagagaagaagaagattttgaGGATGATGGCACTTCATCCACAAagaaatggaagaggcagaaaAAGGATGCTGCAGATCAATCTGATCAAGGAACAGTAACTGTTGCCTGTCCTGGAACTGGGGAGCAAAGCGGATATGATTTGTGCTCAGATCTCAATGTGGATCCACCACCATGCATTGATGATGATAAGGGAATGGAACCTTTGCCTACTGATACAAGGCCAAATGCAGAGGCACATGTTGACGTCAATCGGGCTTCTGAAGAAGGCAATGCTTGTGACGGTAATTCAATGGCTTGGGAGGCTCTTGATTTAAATCCTACTCGAGAGTTATGCCAAGAAAATTCAACAAATGAAGATTTGGATGATGAATCCTTTGGGAGAGAAAGGCCCGTTGGACTATTAAGTGCAAGCTTGTTGTGA